In Enterobacter cloacae, the following are encoded in one genomic region:
- the csgG gene encoding curli production assembly/transport component CsgG — translation MQRFLIFVAVCLLSGCLTAPPKEAAKPTLMPRAQSYRDLTHLPAPTGKIFVSVYNIQDETGQFKPYPASNFSTAVPQSATAMLVTALKDSHWFIPLERQGLQNLLNERKIIRAAQENGTVAMNNRTPLQSLAAANVMIEGSIIGYESNVKSGGVGARYFGIGADTQYQLDQIAVNLRVVNVSTGEVLSSVTTSKTILSYEVQAGVFRFIDYQRLLEGEIGYTSNEPVMMCLMSAIETGVIFLINDGIDRGLWDLQNKADVQNPVLVKYRDMSVPPES, via the coding sequence ATGCAGCGCTTCCTGATATTTGTTGCAGTGTGCTTATTGAGCGGTTGTTTAACTGCTCCACCTAAAGAAGCTGCAAAACCAACATTAATGCCTCGGGCTCAAAGTTACCGTGATTTAACCCATTTACCTGCACCAACGGGTAAAATATTTGTCTCCGTTTACAACATTCAGGATGAAACGGGGCAATTTAAGCCTTACCCAGCCAGTAACTTCTCTACGGCAGTGCCACAGAGTGCCACTGCCATGCTGGTTACCGCGCTCAAGGACTCGCACTGGTTTATTCCTCTGGAACGCCAGGGGCTTCAGAACCTGTTGAATGAACGTAAAATTATTCGTGCCGCACAGGAAAATGGCACAGTGGCAATGAATAACCGCACGCCACTGCAATCACTGGCGGCGGCGAACGTGATGATCGAAGGTTCGATTATTGGCTACGAAAGCAACGTTAAATCTGGTGGCGTCGGGGCGCGTTACTTCGGTATCGGTGCAGATACCCAGTATCAGCTTGACCAAATCGCCGTAAACCTGCGCGTGGTCAACGTCAGCACGGGTGAGGTTCTGTCTTCGGTCACTACCAGTAAAACCATTCTTTCTTATGAAGTACAGGCGGGGGTATTCCGCTTTATTGATTACCAGCGTTTACTGGAAGGTGAAATTGGTTATACCTCAAACGAGCCGGTCATGATGTGTTTGATGTCAGCCATTGAAACTGGCGTCATTTTCCTGATTAATGACGGGATCGATCGCGGACTGTGGGATCTGCAGAACAAAGCAGATGTGCAAAACCCGGTACTCGTGAAATACCGCGATATGTCGGTGCCTCCGGAATCCTGA
- the csgF gene encoding curli assembly protein CsgF encodes MRIAYAVISLMLVAPVSWAGNMTFQFRNPNFGGNPNNGAFLLNEAQAQNSYKDPSLKNYNVDTPSALDNFTQAIQSQILGGLLTNINTGKPGRMVTNDFIVDIANTDGQLQLNVTDRKTGKTSTIQVSGLQSNSTNF; translated from the coding sequence ATGCGTATTGCATATGCAGTTATTTCGTTAATGCTAGTAGCACCAGTAAGCTGGGCCGGAAATATGACGTTCCAGTTCCGTAACCCTAACTTTGGCGGTAACCCCAACAACGGGGCGTTCCTGTTGAACGAAGCCCAGGCACAAAACTCCTATAAAGATCCAAGCCTTAAGAATTATAACGTAGACACTCCATCAGCACTGGACAACTTCACGCAGGCTATTCAGTCGCAAATTTTGGGTGGTTTGTTGACCAACATTAATACCGGTAAACCAGGCCGAATGGTGACCAACGACTTTATTGTCGACATCGCCAATACGGATGGGCAGCTACAGCTGAACGTGACCGATCGGAAAACGGGGAAAACATCCACCATCCAGGTTTCCGGTTTACAAAGTAACTCCACGAACTTCTGA
- the csgE gene encoding curli assembly protein CsgE, translating into MKRTLSWIAAAGFLLAAGNLQAVEVEVPGLLTDHTVSSTGHSFYRAFSDKWDGKYPGNITINERPSARWGSWITITANQDVIYQTFLFPTKIDFDKNVALALAQTEDAINRLQIDKALLSTSDLAKDEF; encoded by the coding sequence ATGAAACGCACGTTGAGTTGGATTGCCGCAGCGGGCTTTCTGCTCGCTGCTGGGAACCTTCAGGCCGTCGAGGTTGAAGTTCCCGGATTGTTAACAGACCACACTGTCTCATCTACCGGACACAGTTTTTATCGTGCCTTTAGCGACAAATGGGACGGTAAGTACCCTGGGAATATAACAATCAACGAACGGCCCAGTGCTCGATGGGGAAGCTGGATAACAATAACGGCGAATCAGGACGTTATTTACCAGACATTTTTATTTCCCACGAAAATAGACTTCGATAAAAACGTAGCCTTAGCACTGGCACAAACTGAAGACGCTATTAATCGCCTGCAAATAGATAAAGCCCTATTAAGCACCAGCGATTTAGCAAAAGACGAGTTTTAG
- the csgD gene encoding transcriptional regulator CsgD, with translation MYNEVHSLHGHTLLLITKPSLQATALLQHLKQSLSLNGKLHNIQRSFDDIAPGSIILLDMMEADKKLIHYWQDNLSRKNNNIRVLLLNTPDEYPFRDIESWPHINGVFYVTDEEDRVVEGMQGILRGECYFSQKLASYLITHSGNYRYNSSESALLTHREKEILNKLRIGASNIEIARSLFISENTVKTHLYNLFKKIAVKNRTQAVSWANDNLRR, from the coding sequence ATGTATAATGAAGTCCATAGTTTACATGGTCATACATTACTGTTGATCACCAAACCTTCTTTGCAAGCGACCGCTTTATTACAACATTTAAAGCAATCTTTATCATTGAACGGGAAATTGCATAATATTCAACGTTCTTTCGATGATATTGCACCTGGTAGCATAATTCTTCTCGATATGATGGAAGCGGATAAAAAGCTCATCCATTACTGGCAAGATAATTTAAGCAGGAAAAACAATAATATCCGAGTGCTATTATTGAATACTCCTGATGAGTATCCTTTCAGAGACATTGAAAGCTGGCCGCATATCAATGGCGTTTTTTACGTCACTGATGAAGAAGATCGGGTTGTGGAAGGCATGCAGGGCATCTTGCGCGGAGAGTGCTATTTTTCGCAAAAACTTGCCAGCTACCTCATCACACACTCCGGAAATTATCGCTATAACAGTTCAGAGTCGGCACTCCTTACGCATCGTGAGAAAGAGATCCTGAACAAGTTGCGTATCGGTGCTTCAAATATTGAAATCGCCCGTTCGTTATTTATCAGCGAAAATACCGTTAAGACGCATCTCTATAATCTTTTCAAGAAGATAGCTGTTAAAAACCGAACTCAGGCAGTCTCATGGGCAAACGATAACCTCAGGCGTTAA
- the csgB gene encoding curlin has product MKNTSLFMMFTLLGVPGFVIAASSDLANAEYNFAVNELSRSSLNQAAIVGQQGVNNDAQVRQGGAKLLSVVSQDGVGNRARVDQSGTYNFAYIAQSGSANDASITQGAYGNTAMIIQQGSGNKASITQYGTQKTAVVVQKQSQMAIRVIQR; this is encoded by the coding sequence ATGAAAAACACATCGTTATTTATGATGTTTACATTACTGGGTGTGCCTGGATTTGTTATCGCGGCGAGTTCAGATTTAGCAAACGCTGAATATAATTTCGCGGTTAATGAGTTAAGTCGGTCATCTTTAAATCAGGCAGCCATTGTTGGTCAACAGGGCGTAAATAATGACGCTCAGGTTCGTCAGGGCGGGGCTAAATTACTGTCCGTTGTTTCCCAGGATGGGGTAGGCAACAGAGCGAGAGTTGATCAATCAGGGACTTATAACTTTGCTTATATCGCTCAGAGCGGAAGCGCGAACGATGCGAGTATTACGCAAGGTGCATATGGTAATACGGCAATGATTATCCAACAAGGGTCGGGTAATAAAGCAAGTATTACGCAGTACGGTACGCAGAAAACCGCAGTTGTAGTGCAGAAACAGTCGCAAATGGCAATTCGCGTTATCCAACGTTAG
- the csgA gene encoding major curlin subunit, translated as MKFIKVAALAAIVVSGSAMAGMIDQGGWGHGGHDNGPNSTMSIYQYGGGNSAVALQTDARNSSLTIRQSGGGNGADVGQGSDDSTINLTQHGFGNSATLDQWNSKNSTMNVSQYGGGNGAIVDQTASNSSVTVQQVGFGNHVTAHQY; from the coding sequence ATGAAATTTATCAAAGTGGCAGCACTTGCAGCAATCGTTGTTTCTGGTAGTGCTATGGCCGGTATGATTGATCAAGGCGGTTGGGGTCATGGCGGTCATGACAATGGTCCAAATTCAACCATGAGCATTTACCAGTACGGTGGTGGTAACTCTGCTGTCGCCTTGCAGACTGACGCAAGAAATTCCAGCCTGACAATTCGTCAGAGTGGTGGCGGTAACGGTGCTGACGTTGGCCAGGGCTCTGACGACAGTACTATTAACCTGACCCAGCATGGTTTTGGCAACAGCGCAACACTTGACCAGTGGAACAGCAAAAACTCCACTATGAATGTTAGCCAGTACGGTGGTGGTAACGGTGCCATTGTCGATCAGACTGCATCTAACTCAAGTGTGACTGTGCAGCAGGTCGGTTTTGGTAACCACGTGACAGCTCATCAGTATTAA
- the csgC gene encoding curli production protein translates to MNTLILLAALSSQITFKTSQQGNMTTIIPQVILTESCECRVQVLSVRQGLGGQSTSQQQNTLSIPANQTIDLTRLSLNIGAGDTVKITVTVSDGKSLHLSQQWSPPGSAL, encoded by the coding sequence ATGAATACCTTAATACTCCTCGCTGCACTCTCAAGTCAGATAACGTTTAAAACCTCGCAACAGGGAAATATGACGACCATTATTCCCCAGGTAATATTGACGGAATCGTGTGAGTGTCGGGTTCAGGTTCTCTCTGTGCGGCAAGGGCTGGGGGGACAAAGTACGTCGCAACAGCAAAATACCCTTTCTATACCCGCTAATCAGACGATTGATTTAACAAGATTGAGTTTAAATATTGGTGCAGGGGATACGGTGAAGATTACGGTCACCGTTTCCGATGGAAAATCGCTTCATTTATCGCAGCAATGGTCACCGCCAGGTTCGGCCCTGTAA
- the ymdB gene encoding O-acetyl-ADP-ribose deacetylase produces the protein MKPQIEVIHGDITTQHVDVIVNAANPSLMGGGGVDGAIHRAAGPQLSEACKMVRQQQGECPPGHAVITIAGNLPAKAVIHTVGPIWQGGEQHEARILEDAYRNCLRLAADNGYKTMAFPAISTGVFGYPRAAAATIAVETVYRYLSLKPMPEQVFFVCFDEETTHLYQRLLAQCGQEFDT, from the coding sequence ATGAAACCGCAAATTGAAGTCATTCACGGCGATATTACGACGCAGCACGTCGACGTGATCGTCAATGCAGCAAATCCATCACTGATGGGGGGAGGGGGTGTGGATGGCGCTATCCACCGTGCAGCAGGGCCACAGTTGTCAGAAGCCTGTAAAATGGTGCGTCAGCAACAAGGTGAATGTCCTCCCGGGCATGCGGTGATTACAATTGCGGGTAATCTCCCTGCCAAAGCAGTGATTCACACCGTGGGACCGATATGGCAGGGTGGCGAACAGCATGAGGCACGGATCCTGGAAGATGCATACCGTAACTGTCTGCGCCTCGCTGCCGACAATGGCTATAAAACGATGGCCTTCCCGGCCATCAGTACCGGTGTTTTCGGCTATCCCAGGGCTGCAGCGGCAACCATCGCCGTTGAAACCGTTTACCGATACCTGTCCCTCAAACCGATGCCAGAGCAGGTGTTCTTTGTCTGTTTCGATGAAGAAACGACACACCTCTATCAGCGACTATTGGCCCAGTGTGGGCAAGAATTCGATACCTGA
- the mdoC gene encoding glucans biosynthesis protein C, with product MSTTPVQREYFLDSIRAWLMLLGIPFHISLIYSSHTWHVNSQVPSWWLTLFNDFIHAFRMQVFFVISGYFSYMLFLRYPIKRWWKVRVERVGIPMLTAIPLLTLPQFIMLQYVKGKAENWPNLSLYEKYNTLVWELVSHLWFLLVLVVLTTVSLVIFGRLRRHLSDQTDRFFASITLGKLSLLFLLLGIIYAAIRRTLFIVYPPILSDGLFNFVVMQSLFYIPFFLIGALAFVYPKLKSLFTTPSPWCAFGAAIAFMAYLLNQRYGSGDAWMYETESVITMLLGLWMVNVVFALGHRLLNFKSHRVTYFVNASLFIYLVHHPLTLFFGAYITPHIASNTLGFFTGLVFVVGLALVLYEIHLRIPLLRFLFSGKTQTKTS from the coding sequence ATGAGCACAACACCCGTACAACGTGAATATTTCCTCGACTCGATCCGGGCATGGCTGATGCTATTGGGGATCCCATTCCACATTTCATTGATTTACTCCAGCCACACCTGGCACGTTAACAGCCAGGTTCCTTCCTGGTGGCTCACGCTGTTTAATGATTTTATTCACGCCTTCCGTATGCAGGTGTTTTTTGTCATTTCCGGTTACTTTTCCTACATGCTGTTTTTGCGCTATCCGATCAAGCGCTGGTGGAAAGTGCGAGTGGAGCGAGTAGGCATCCCGATGTTGACCGCTATCCCGCTGCTGACGCTGCCTCAGTTTATTATGCTGCAGTATGTAAAAGGTAAAGCGGAGAACTGGCCCAATCTGTCGCTGTATGAAAAATACAACACGCTGGTCTGGGAGCTGGTATCCCACCTCTGGTTCTTGCTGGTTCTGGTGGTGCTCACTACGGTCAGTCTGGTGATATTCGGTCGCCTGCGCCGTCACCTGAGCGATCAAACCGACCGTTTCTTCGCCAGCATTACCCTGGGTAAACTGTCACTGCTCTTTTTGCTGCTGGGTATCATTTATGCGGCCATAAGACGCACCCTTTTTATTGTCTATCCACCGATACTGAGCGACGGGTTGTTCAATTTTGTGGTAATGCAGTCGCTGTTCTATATCCCTTTCTTTTTAATCGGGGCATTGGCATTTGTTTATCCGAAGCTTAAATCGCTCTTTACAACCCCGTCACCGTGGTGCGCTTTCGGTGCGGCAATCGCCTTTATGGCCTACCTGCTGAACCAGCGTTACGGCAGCGGCGATGCATGGATGTATGAAACCGAGAGCGTCATCACCATGCTGCTCGGTTTGTGGATGGTCAATGTGGTATTCGCGTTAGGCCATCGCCTGTTGAATTTTAAATCCCACCGGGTGACCTATTTCGTCAACGCATCGCTGTTTATTTATCTGGTGCACCACCCGCTGACACTCTTCTTCGGAGCCTATATTACGCCGCATATCGCCTCCAACACGCTGGGCTTCTTTACCGGGCTGGTCTTTGTTGTTGGCCTGGCGCTCGTGCTCTACGAAATCCATCTGCGGATCCCGCTACTGCGCTTCCTCTTTTCGGGAAAAACGCAAACGAAAACCTCATAA
- the mdoG gene encoding glucans biosynthesis protein G, which produces MDRIDISTQRGKCLLIMKHKPQMMKMRWLGAAVVLSLYTSSALAFNIDDVAKQAKSMAGKGYEAPKSNLPSVFRDMKYADYQQIQFNHDKAYWNNIKTPFKLEFYHQGMYFDTPVAINEVTANTVRKIKYNPGYFNFGDVQHDKDTVKDLGFAGFKVLYPINSKDKNDEIVSMLGASYFRVIGSGQVYGLSARGLAIDTALPSGEEFPRFREFWIERPKPTDKRLTIYALLDSPRATGAYRFVIMPGRDTVVDVQSKVYLRDKVGKLGVAPLTSMFLFGPNQPSPATNFRPELHDSNGLSIHAGNGEWIWRPLNNPKHLAVSSFAMENPQGFGLLQRGRQFSRFEDLDDRYDQRPSAWVTPKGDWGKGKVELVEIPTNDETNDNIVAYWTPDQLPESGKEMNFKYTITFSRDEDKLHAPDNAYVMQTRRSTGDVKQSNLIRQPDGTLAFVVDFTGQDMKKLSPDTAVTAQASIGDNGEIVENAVRYNPVTKGWRLTLRVKVKDPKQTTEMRAALVSDDQPLSETWSYQLPANE; this is translated from the coding sequence ATGGATCGGATCGATATAAGCACACAAAGGGGGAAGTGCTTACTTATTATGAAACATAAACCACAGATGATGAAAATGCGTTGGTTGGGTGCGGCAGTGGTCTTGTCCCTGTATACCTCATCGGCACTGGCCTTTAACATCGATGATGTCGCAAAACAGGCGAAATCGATGGCTGGCAAGGGCTATGAAGCGCCGAAAAGTAACTTGCCCTCCGTTTTCCGCGACATGAAGTATGCGGACTATCAGCAGATCCAGTTCAATCACGACAAAGCGTACTGGAACAATATTAAAACCCCGTTCAAGCTTGAGTTTTATCACCAGGGCATGTACTTCGACACGCCTGTTGCGATCAATGAAGTGACCGCGAACACGGTACGTAAAATCAAGTACAACCCGGGTTATTTCAATTTTGGTGATGTGCAGCACGACAAAGACACGGTGAAGGACCTGGGCTTTGCTGGCTTCAAAGTGCTTTACCCTATCAACAGCAAAGATAAAAACGACGAAATCGTCAGTATGCTCGGTGCCAGCTACTTCCGCGTGATTGGCTCAGGGCAGGTATACGGGCTTTCTGCGCGTGGCCTGGCTATTGATACCGCACTGCCTTCCGGTGAAGAGTTCCCACGTTTTCGTGAGTTCTGGATTGAACGTCCAAAACCAACGGATAAACGTCTGACTATCTACGCACTGCTGGATTCCCCTCGCGCAACAGGTGCTTATCGCTTCGTGATTATGCCAGGACGTGACACGGTTGTTGACGTGCAGTCTAAAGTGTACCTGCGCGATAAAGTGGGCAAACTGGGTGTTGCGCCACTGACCAGTATGTTCCTGTTCGGGCCGAATCAGCCGTCACCGGCGACCAACTTCCGCCCGGAACTGCATGACTCCAACGGTCTCTCTATTCATGCCGGTAACGGTGAGTGGATCTGGCGTCCGCTGAACAACCCGAAACATCTGGCGGTTAGCAGCTTTGCGATGGAAAACCCGCAAGGTTTCGGCCTTCTGCAACGCGGTCGTCAGTTCTCCCGCTTTGAAGATCTGGATGACCGTTACGATCAGCGCCCAAGCGCCTGGGTAACACCAAAAGGTGACTGGGGTAAAGGGAAGGTTGAGCTGGTTGAAATTCCAACCAACGACGAAACCAACGATAACATCGTTGCTTACTGGACGCCGGATCAACTCCCGGAATCCGGTAAAGAGATGAACTTCAAATACACCATTACCTTTAGCCGTGACGAAGACAAACTGCATGCGCCGGATAATGCGTATGTCATGCAGACGCGCCGTTCTACGGGTGATGTGAAGCAGTCTAATCTTATCCGTCAGCCGGATGGCACTCTTGCATTTGTCGTGGATTTCACCGGGCAGGATATGAAAAAACTGTCTCCGGATACCGCTGTTACCGCACAGGCCAGCATCGGTGATAACGGTGAGATCGTTGAGAATGCCGTGCGTTATAACCCGGTAACGAAAGGGTGGCGTCTGACCCTGCGCGTGAAAGTGAAAGATCCGAAACAGACCACTGAAATGCGCGCTGCGCTGGTGAGTGACGATCAGCCGCTGAGTGAAACCTGGAGCTATCAGCTACCTGCCAATGAATAA
- the mdoH gene encoding glucans biosynthesis glucosyltransferase H — translation MNNTTEYIDAMPLTDIEKAALPESDIRAVQTALDGEHRQFTRDDDTPLGSVKARLAQAWPDSLAEGQLIKDDEGRDQLQAMPKATRSSMFPDPWRTNPVGRFWDRLRGRDVTPRYLSRLTKEEQASEQKWRTVGTIRRYILLLLTLAQTVVATWYMKTILPYQGWALINPADMVGQNFWVSFMQLLPYILQSGILLLFAVLFCWVSAGFWTALMGFLQLLMGRDKYSISASTVGDEPLNPEHRTALIMPICNEDVDRVFAGLRATWESVKATGNAEHFDVYILSDSYNPDICVAEQKAWMELIAEVQGEGQIFYRRRRRRVKRKSGNIDDFCRRWGNQYSYMVVLDADSVMSGDCLTGLVRLMEANPNAGIIQSSPKASGMDTLYARCQQFATRVYGPLFTAGLHFWQLGESHYWGHNAIIRVKPFIEHCALAPLPGEGSFAGSILSHDFVEAALMRRAGWGVWIAYDLPGSYEELPPNLLDELKRDRRWCHGNLMNFRLFLVKGMHPVHRAVFLTGVMSYLSAPLWFMFLALSTALQVVHALTEPQYFLQPRQLFPVWPQWRPELAIALFASTMVLLFLPKLLSIILIWCKGSKEYGGFCRVTVSLLLEVLFSVLLAPVRMLFHTVFVVSAFLGWEVVWNSPQRDDDSTPWSEAFMRHGSQLLLGLVWAAGMAWLDLRFLFWLAPIVFSLILSPFVSVISSRSTVGLRTKRWKLFLIPEEYSPPQVLVDTDKYLELNRNRTLDDGFMHAVFNPSFNALATAMATARHRASKVLEIARDRHVEQALNETPEKLNRDRRLVLLSDPVTMARLHYRVWSAPEKYSSWVGYYEGLKLNPLALKAK, via the coding sequence ATGAATAATACAACTGAATATATTGATGCCATGCCGCTGACGGACATTGAAAAAGCGGCACTGCCTGAGAGCGACATCCGTGCGGTGCAAACCGCGCTGGATGGTGAACATCGTCAGTTTACCCGTGATGATGATACGCCTCTGGGGTCAGTGAAGGCGCGTCTGGCGCAGGCATGGCCAGACTCGCTGGCAGAAGGGCAGCTGATCAAAGACGATGAAGGACGTGACCAGCTGCAGGCAATGCCGAAGGCAACGCGTTCCTCTATGTTCCCGGATCCCTGGCGTACCAACCCGGTAGGCCGCTTCTGGGACCGCTTGCGCGGGCGTGATGTGACGCCCCGCTATCTGTCGCGTCTGACGAAAGAAGAACAGGCATCGGAACAGAAATGGCGTACCGTGGGGACGATCCGTCGCTACATTTTGCTGTTGCTGACGCTGGCGCAAACGGTCGTTGCAACCTGGTACATGAAAACCATTCTGCCTTACCAGGGCTGGGCGCTTATCAACCCAGCTGACATGGTGGGCCAGAATTTCTGGGTCTCCTTCATGCAGTTGCTGCCGTATATCCTGCAAAGTGGCATCCTTCTGCTGTTCGCCGTTCTGTTCTGCTGGGTATCGGCCGGTTTCTGGACGGCGCTGATGGGCTTCCTGCAGCTACTGATGGGACGAGACAAATACAGCATTTCCGCGTCAACGGTTGGGGATGAACCCCTTAATCCTGAACACCGTACTGCGCTGATCATGCCTATTTGTAACGAAGACGTTGACCGCGTATTTGCGGGGCTGCGTGCAACCTGGGAGTCCGTTAAGGCGACCGGCAACGCGGAACATTTCGACGTCTATATCCTGAGTGACAGCTACAACCCGGATATCTGCGTGGCCGAGCAAAAGGCCTGGATGGAGTTGATTGCCGAAGTGCAGGGCGAAGGCCAGATTTTCTACCGCCGCCGTCGTCGTCGTGTGAAGCGTAAGAGCGGTAACATCGATGACTTCTGCCGTCGTTGGGGTAATCAGTACAGCTACATGGTGGTGCTGGATGCCGACTCCGTGATGAGCGGTGACTGTCTGACCGGCCTGGTGCGTCTGATGGAAGCTAACCCGAACGCGGGTATCATTCAGTCCTCGCCAAAAGCATCCGGTATGGACACGCTTTATGCGCGCTGCCAACAGTTTGCCACGCGTGTTTACGGGCCGCTGTTCACTGCGGGTCTGCACTTCTGGCAACTGGGTGAGTCTCACTACTGGGGCCACAACGCTATTATCCGCGTGAAACCGTTCATCGAGCACTGTGCGCTGGCACCGCTGCCGGGTGAAGGTTCGTTTGCCGGGTCTATTCTGTCGCACGACTTCGTGGAAGCGGCGCTGATGCGTCGTGCAGGGTGGGGCGTCTGGATTGCCTACGATCTGCCTGGCTCATATGAAGAACTGCCACCGAACCTGCTGGATGAACTCAAGCGTGACCGCCGCTGGTGTCACGGTAACCTGATGAACTTCCGCCTGTTCCTGGTGAAAGGGATGCACCCGGTTCACCGTGCGGTATTCCTGACGGGTGTGATGTCCTATCTCTCCGCACCGCTGTGGTTTATGTTCCTTGCACTCTCCACCGCGTTACAGGTGGTACATGCCCTGACGGAACCACAGTACTTCCTGCAGCCGCGCCAGTTGTTCCCGGTGTGGCCGCAGTGGCGTCCTGAACTGGCGATTGCGCTGTTTGCCTCAACAATGGTGCTGCTGTTCCTGCCGAAGCTGCTCAGTATCATCCTGATCTGGTGCAAAGGCTCGAAAGAGTATGGCGGTTTCTGCCGTGTGACGGTTTCGTTGCTCCTCGAGGTGCTGTTCTCCGTGCTGCTGGCACCGGTTCGTATGTTGTTCCATACCGTGTTTGTGGTCAGCGCGTTCCTGGGCTGGGAAGTGGTATGGAACTCACCACAGCGTGACGATGATTCCACGCCGTGGAGTGAAGCCTTTATGCGTCACGGTTCGCAGTTGCTGCTGGGTCTGGTGTGGGCGGCAGGGATGGCGTGGCTGGATCTGCGCTTCCTGTTCTGGCTTGCCCCGATTGTCTTCTCGCTGATCCTGTCGCCGTTTGTCTCCGTGATCTCCAGCCGTTCAACGGTGGGGCTGCGTACCAAACGCTGGAAGCTGTTCCTGATCCCGGAAGAGTATTCACCGCCGCAGGTACTGGTTGATACGGACAAATATCTGGAGCTGAACCGTAACCGCACGCTGGATGATGGCTTTATGCACGCGGTGTTTAACCCGTCATTCAACGCCCTGGCAACGGCAATGGCGACGGCGCGTCACCGTGCAAGTAAAGTGCTGGAAATTGCCCGCGATCGTCACGTTGAGCAAGCGCTGAATGAGACGCCGGAAAAACTGAACCGCGACCGTCGTCTGGTTCTGTTGAGCGACCCGGTCACCATGGCCCGGCTTCACTATCGTGTGTGGTCTGCTCCGGAGAAATACTCTTCGTGGGTGGGCTACTATGAAGGGCTGAAGCTTAACCCACTGGCGCTGAAGGCAAAATAG
- a CDS encoding lipoprotein translates to MRIIIVVMMACLLSGCGSIISRTIPGQGHGNQYYPGVKWDVRDSAWRYLTVLDLPFSLVFDTLLLPIDAQHGPYE, encoded by the coding sequence ATGAGAATAATCATCGTTGTGATGATGGCGTGTTTACTCAGCGGTTGCGGCAGTATCATCAGCCGCACCATTCCAGGGCAAGGTCATGGCAATCAGTACTACCCCGGCGTGAAATGGGATGTACGTGATTCCGCATGGCGCTATCTGACCGTGCTCGATCTACCATTCTCACTGGTATTCGATACGCTACTGTTACCGATTGACGCCCAGCACGGTCCCTACGAGTAA
- a CDS encoding acidic protein MsyB, whose protein sequence is MTMYATLEEAIDAAREEFLADNPGIEEEDADVQQLNIQKYILQDGDIMWQAEFFAEEGEDGECLPILSGEGAQAVFDGDYDEIELRQEWLEENTLHEWDEGEFQLEPPLDTEEGQTAADEWDER, encoded by the coding sequence ATGACTATGTACGCCACGCTGGAAGAAGCTATTGATGCCGCTCGCGAAGAATTCCTTGCCGATAATCCCGGCATTGAGGAAGAAGATGCTGACGTGCAACAACTCAATATCCAAAAATATATTCTGCAGGACGGGGATATTATGTGGCAGGCTGAATTCTTCGCAGAAGAAGGCGAAGATGGAGAATGCTTGCCGATCCTGAGCGGTGAAGGTGCACAGGCCGTCTTCGATGGTGACTATGATGAAATCGAGCTACGTCAGGAGTGGCTTGAAGAAAATACCCTGCACGAGTGGGATGAGGGAGAATTTCAGCTTGAACCTCCGCTGGATACGGAAGAGGGTCAGACCGCTGCCGACGAGTGGGACGAACGTTAA